A window from Cinclus cinclus chromosome 4, bCinCin1.1, whole genome shotgun sequence encodes these proteins:
- the PSMC2 gene encoding 26S proteasome regulatory subunit 7, protein MPDYLGADQRKTKEEEKEDRPIRALDEGDIALLKTYGQSTYSRQIKQVEDDIQQLLKKINELTGIKESDTGLAPPALWDLAADKQTLQSEQPLQVARCTKIINADSEDPKYIINVKQFAKFVVDLSDQVAPTDIEEGMRVGVDRNKYQIHIPLPPKIDPTVTMMQVEEKPDVTYSDVGGCKEQIEKLREVVETPLLHPERFVNLGIEPPKGVLLFGPPGTGKTLCARAVANRTDACFIRVIGSELVQKYVGEGARMVRELFEMARTKKACLIFFDEIDAIGGARFDDGAGGDNEVQRTMLELINQLDGFDPRGNIKVLMATNRPDTLDPALMRPGRLDRKIEFSLPDLEGRTHIFKIHARSMSVERDIRFELLARLCPNSTGAEIRSVCTEAGMFAIRARRKIATEKDFLEAVNKVIKSYAKFSATPRYMTYN, encoded by the exons GGCCAGAGCACGTACTCAAGGCAGATCAAGCAAGTAGAAGATGATATTCAACAACTGCTTAAGAAAATCAATGAGCTCACTG GGATCAAGGAATCTGACACTGGCCTGGCTCCTCCTGCCCTTTGGGATCTGGCTGCAGATAAACAAACCCTCCAAAGTGAGCAGCCATTGCAAGTTGCAAG GTGCACCAAGATCATCAATGCAGACTCCGAGGATCCCAAGTACATTATCAATGTCAAGCAATTTGCCAAGTTCGTGGTGGATCTCAGTGACCAGGTGGCACCTACTGACATAGAAGAAGGCATGAGAGTTGG GGTGGACAGAAACAAGTACCAAATCCATATCCCCTTGCCTCCAAAGATTGATCCCACAGTCACCATGATGCAA GTGGAAGAAAAACCTGATGTCACTTACAGTGATGTTGGTGGCTGTAAAGAGCAGATTGAAAAGCTGAGAGAGGTGGTTGAAACCCCTCTGCTTCAC cctgaaagatttgtGAACCTTGGAATTGAGCCTCCCAAAGGAGTGCTTTTGTTTGGGCCGCCTGGCACAGGCAAAACCCTCTGTGCCCGTGCTGTGGCTAACAGGACTGATGCCTGCTTCATCAGAGTGATTGGATCTGAGCTGGTGCAGAAATATGTGGGAGAG GGAGCTCGAATGGTTCGTGAACTCTTTGAAATGGCCAGAACTAAAAAAGCTTGCCTTATATTCTTTGATGAGATTGATGCCATTGGAG GTGCTCGTTTTGATGACGGGGCAGGGGGTGACAACGAGGTGCAGCGCACCATGCTGGAGCTCATCAACCAGCTGGATGGGTTTGACCCCCGGGGCAACATCAAAGTGCTGATGGCCACAAACAGACCCGACACTCTGGACCCAGCACTGATGAGGCCTGGCAGGCTGGACAGGAAGATAGAGTTCAGCCTGCCTGATCTCGAG GGCCGAACTCACATCTTCAAGATCCACGCTCGTTCCATGAGTGTGGAGAGGGACATCAGATTTGAGCTGCTGGCTCGGCTGTGTCCGAACAGCACAG GCGCCGAGATCCGCAGTGTCTGCACGGAGGCAGGAATGTTCGCCATCCGAGCGCGCCGGAAAATCGCCACCGAGAAGGATTTCCTGGAGGCAGTGAACAAAGTCATCAAATCGTACGCGAAATTCAGCGCCACCCCGCGCTACATGACCTACAACTAG